TTATTTACGGTACAGCCCCGTTGGAAGAGCCTCTGACCAAAGCTTTACACTTTGTGGGGTGCACGCTGTTGCAAGAGGAAAACGTATCGGCCGCGGAAGGCGTATTTGGCTTTAAAACCATTCTCAAAAACGAGCGAACAGAAGTAACGAACATCTCACCCCACTCACCTGCAGCCGCGGCTCTTACTGTTGATGATGAGATAATAGCCGTGAACGGGCAACGGGTTCAGATGAACTTACAGGTACTGCTGAACAGCGGGGCCCCTAGCTATGAAGTAAGCGTGTTTCGTCAGAGCCGCCTGCTTACGGTGTTGCTGGTAGCCGAGCCGAGCAAGCGTTTTTGGCCTAAGATTACTGTTGAAAAACGCCCCGATGCTACGCCGGAACAGCAGGTGAGCTTTCGCCAGTGGCTCAAGCAAGATTTCTAATTTTATTCTTATATGAACTTGTATCCCATTATTCTTACGCTGGGGGGAATCCTGCTGATCAGCTGCGACAGCAGTCCTCAAGAAGTTGAGAAAACTCAAGCAAGACCACCTACTGCGGCCGTCGAGCCGAAGGTTTTGCCCCCCGCTACCTCCGCAACGGCGGCTCCCGCGGCCAAGGTTCTACGCTCGGAGACTGACACACTTCGGCTTCGCAACGGCAGTATAGCGCAGCTTAGTCCAGCTCGTGAAGCCGAATTCGCTCGCCTCAGTGGCATTGACACCGACACCACCGAACAGAAATATATTCAGCTAGCCGGGGGCCGTGCCCAACGCCGTGCTGATCAACTCCTCCTTACACTCAAGAATGGTCGTACACTTACGCTAACGAATAATATAACCGATCCGGACGAAGAAAAACACGTCATCTACCGCTTCCGCGGTCCTCTTGATAAGAGCGACTTTTGGGTGCTAGACGTCACGCGTTGGGAGTCAGGGTTTGTACTTCTAATAAACCAACACACTGGGCGACGCACCCAGCTGTGGGGGCGGCCGGTATTGGCGCCCGACGGTACGCATTTGGTCGCATTCAACTCCGATATGGAAGCCGGCTATTCGCCTAATGGGTTGGAGGTTTGGTCCTTGGAAAGTGGAATTCCTATGTTGCGCTGGAACCGCGTAGTGAATACCTGGGGACCAGAGGAAGTACGCTGGCTGAATGACAAAACGCTCATCATCCGCCAGTATTACCCCGACAGCACTCCTCAGATCAAATATGCGCGCCTGCTGCTACCCCAGTAGATTGAGCCACAAAAAAGCCCCCAGAACTAGCTCTGGGGGCTTTTTTATAAATTATACCAATGTTTACTTCGCTTTTTGCTGGGTAGGATTGGGGTTGCTGCGAGGCTTATTAGTACGAGCCGAACGTACCTCGTTGACGTTACCGCCGGGGGTATTGTTCTTGATGTCGTTGCCTGCTTCAGTCAGTATATTCTGGTTAGCATTCTGCACTTTCGTTCCGCCGCTGTTGGAGCCACCCTTCATGTCCGGGGCTACAGAATTCAGTTCATTCTGCGGCGAATCGGAGGCTACAGATTTCTTCTTCGAGGGCTTCTTATTTTCTGCCATGAGAGTAGAGCTAAGGGTGAGAAGATTACTTCCCTCTTTTACCCAGCTTAGCAGTATTTAGTTGCCCGAAGAACTGCGGCAAATACATAGAAAAGCCCCCAGCATTGGTGGCTGGGGGCTTTTTTAATTTACCCGAACTTACGCTTCTATGCTAATCGGCTCTACGTTTACCAATTCGGCAAATTGACGCTCCCGAGCTTCGATTTCTTCTTTGGTCAAATTCACCAAACGCTCTGTACCAAACTTCTCTACGCAAAACGAAGCCATTGCCGAGCCGTGAATCACGGCGCGCTTCATGTTGTCGAAGCTAATATCATCGGTGGCAGCAAGGTAGCCGATAAAGCCGCCTGCGAAAGTGTCGCCGGCGCCGGTTGGATCGAATACTTCTTCCAAGGGCAATGCTGGCGCGTAGAAGACTTTGTTCTTGCAGAACAGTAGCGCACCGTGCTCACCCTTCTTGATGATCAAATACTTAGGACCCATGGCCATGATCTTGCGAGCCGCTTTTACCAGCGAGTACTCACCGGAAAGCTGGCGAGCCTCCTCATCATTAATGCTTAGCACATCCACCATCTCGATGGTCGTGAGCAATTCTTCGAGCGCCACATCCATCCAGAAGTTCATGGTGTCCAGCACAATCAGCTTGGGCCGATTAACGAGGCGCTGAATAACCAAGCGTTGCACTTGGGGCGTTAGATTCCCCAGCATCAGGTATTTGCAATCCTGATAAGAATCGGGAATGATTGGGTCGAAATCGGCCAGCACATTCAGTTCCGTCTGCAAGGTTTCGCGCGAATTCAGATCCGTCGAATACTTACCCGACCAGAAAAACGACTTCTCCCCTTCTTTTATCTGCAACCCTTCTGTATCTACGCCGTGCTCTTGCAATAACAGCACATCCGACTGCGGAAAATCGTCGCCTACTACAGCCACTAGTTTCACCGGCTTTACGGAGTAAGAAGCTGACAGCGTGATATAAGTAGCTGCGCCACCGATGATTTTGTCAGTTTTGCCGAAAGGCGTTTCCAGGGCATCGAACGCCACCGAACCGATAACTACCAGACTCATAAGAAGAGGGAATAAAAGTGATTCAAGCAGATGATTTGAAGTTGACAACGGCACAAACAAAAAAAAAGTCCCCGGAAAAACTTTCGGGGACCTTTTTAGGGTAAGCAATGGGGCTCGAACCCACGGCCTTCGGAATCACAATCCGATGCTCTAACCAGCTGAGCTATGCCTACCATATGGGTAATGGAGGGACAAAAGTAGCGGTCTGTTGGGGTTATTCAAAAAATATACGTGAGTTTTTTTACGCTAATCCATAGTTCCTAAAAATGCGTCATCACTCATTTAGCGTTTATATCACCTATTCAAACTATCAATTTTGCCCCCCAGTGCCAGCCAACGATTAGCTGTGCCGTGTCGAGCTCCTACCAGAGTCATGTACCTTTGTCTTTCGCATTAGCTTTTTTATCATGTCCGACGCCACGCCCCCACCCATTTCCTTTGCCGATTTCAAGCTCAATAAGCAGCTACTTACGGCCGTGGCTGAAGCAGGCTTTACAGAGCCAACCCCGGTTCAGCAGCAAACTATTCCGCTTCTCCTTGCCGGGCACGATGTGCTCGGTATCGCGCAGACGGGCACTGGCAAAACCGCCGCTTTTGGTTTGCCCTTGCTCATGAAAGTGAAATTTGCGCAGGGTATCCATCCCCGAGCCTTGATTTTGGCCCCCACCCGTGAATTGGCTATTCAGCTCGAAACGCACTTAAAGCGCCTCGCTACCCAAACCGACTTGCGGATTTACGCTATTTATGGTGGTTTGGGCCCCAAAACGCAGATTGAAACCTTAGCTCAGGGCGTTGATATTCTTATTGCCACGCCGGGCCGCCTGCTAGAGCTTTACCTGAAGGGCGAGTTGGTCTTGAAAGAGCTGAAAACCTTAGTGCTCGACGAGGCCGACAAAATGATGGATATGGGCTTTATGCCCCAGATCAGGCGTATTCTGGAAGTTATTCCGACCAAGCGGCAGAACGTGCTGTTTTCGGCTACCATGCCGGATAAGGTAGCAACCCTGAGTGAAGAGTTTCTGGAGTTTCCGGTGCGAGTGGAAGTGACGCCGGCGGCCACATCGGCCCAAAACGTCAGCCAGACGATGTATCAGGTGCCTAATCTGCTCACCAAGATCAACTTGCTGGGCCATCTGGTGCGCGATGAGGAGGAGTTTAACCGCGTCATGATTTTCTGCCGCACCAAGGAGCACGCCGACAATGTGGCCCACTTTCTGGGTCGCAAAAGCACGGGTGAGGTACGCGCTATTCACGGCAACAAAGGCCAGAATGTGCGGATCAACGCGATGGATGCATTTCGCAACGGCGAGCTACGCTTCCTAGTAGCCACTGATGTAGCGGCCCGCGGTATCGACGTACCACAAGTAAGCCACGTCATCAACTTTGATGTACCACTTATTTACGACGACTACGTGCATCGTATTGGCCGCACGGGTCGGGCCCAGCACACGGGAGCCGCCATTACGTTTGCTAACGCCGCCGAAATGCACCACATGGGTCGCATTGCAGAGCTTATTAATCAAACTATTCCGGAATTACCTCTGCCGCCGGACGTAACGGTGGCCGCTACCGCCTTTGATGAACAGCAAGGCATGGATCGGGAGATTGATGATCGTCGTCGCCGCCTCGACCCGAACTTCAAGGGCGCATTCCACGAGAAGAAGGTTCCGCTGCAAAAAGATATTGACAAGCGCACTGGTTTGCCTTATGTAGAAGGCCCGAACCGGAGCGTAAAAGGACGCAAAGCGAATCCGTCCAAGGGACGGTCGTCGTCGCCGGCGAAGAAAGCGGTAGCCAAGGCTCGCAATCGTCGCAAATAAAATCAGGTTTTACACTTCCAGTTTACTCGCTGCAAGCCATCAGGCGATAACCAGCCCGCACGGTTTCTTCGCATAGCGGCAAATACACCCTGGCACCTAGGGCATTGGTGTGCAAAAAAACCAATACAGGAGCGGCCGCCGTCCGTTCGTGTATCGTTGAAGAACGGCCTTGCAAGGTGAAGGATTGAGGTTTCATAGCAGCAACGATGAGAAGAACAGGAAGCTAGATACAAACAACAGATAGAGCTAAATATAATAAGACACTAGACAAAATCGAACTGTCTAAAGCACAAATATTTATAGCTTACTTCACATCAAAGCAACACC
The window above is part of the Hymenobacter radiodurans genome. Proteins encoded here:
- a CDS encoding PfkB family carbohydrate kinase produces the protein MSLVVIGSVAFDALETPFGKTDKIIGGAATYITLSASYSVKPVKLVAVVGDDFPQSDVLLLQEHGVDTEGLQIKEGEKSFFWSGKYSTDLNSRETLQTELNVLADFDPIIPDSYQDCKYLMLGNLTPQVQRLVIQRLVNRPKLIVLDTMNFWMDVALEELLTTIEMVDVLSINDEEARQLSGEYSLVKAARKIMAMGPKYLIIKKGEHGALLFCKNKVFYAPALPLEEVFDPTGAGDTFAGGFIGYLAATDDISFDNMKRAVIHGSAMASFCVEKFGTERLVNLTKEEIEARERQFAELVNVEPISIEA
- a CDS encoding DEAD/DEAH box helicase, producing the protein MSDATPPPISFADFKLNKQLLTAVAEAGFTEPTPVQQQTIPLLLAGHDVLGIAQTGTGKTAAFGLPLLMKVKFAQGIHPRALILAPTRELAIQLETHLKRLATQTDLRIYAIYGGLGPKTQIETLAQGVDILIATPGRLLELYLKGELVLKELKTLVLDEADKMMDMGFMPQIRRILEVIPTKRQNVLFSATMPDKVATLSEEFLEFPVRVEVTPAATSAQNVSQTMYQVPNLLTKINLLGHLVRDEEEFNRVMIFCRTKEHADNVAHFLGRKSTGEVRAIHGNKGQNVRINAMDAFRNGELRFLVATDVAARGIDVPQVSHVINFDVPLIYDDYVHRIGRTGRAQHTGAAITFANAAEMHHMGRIAELINQTIPELPLPPDVTVAATAFDEQQGMDREIDDRRRRLDPNFKGAFHEKKVPLQKDIDKRTGLPYVEGPNRSVKGRKANPSKGRSSSPAKKAVAKARNRRK